One window of Medicago truncatula cultivar Jemalong A17 chromosome 2, MtrunA17r5.0-ANR, whole genome shotgun sequence genomic DNA carries:
- the LOC11409519 gene encoding mavicyanin: MMKMGGIIVVMAVAMMSMDVATSEVHHVVGGDHGWDPNSDILSWSSGRVFRVGDQIWFAYSAAQGLVAELKSREEYESCNMSNPIKMYTEGLHTIPLEKEGIRYFVSSDSENCKNGLKLNVEVQPKDSPLHALPITQTAVADGPTSPSGSTRYGHNVILSLLLCAIMVLAY, translated from the exons atgatgaaaatgggAGGGATTATTGTTGTGATGGCGGTGGCTATGATGAGCATGGATGTGGCAACAAGTGAGGTGCATCATGTGGTGGGAGGAGATCATGGGTGGGATCCAAACTCAGATATCTTATCTTGGTCTTCTGGCAGGGTCTTTAGGGTTGGAGACCAAATAT GGTTTGCGTACTCAGCAGCACAAGGATTAGTTGCAGAGTTAAAAAGCAGAGAAGAATATGAATCTTGCAATATGAGCAACCCTATCAAGATGTACACTGAAGGTTTACATACAATCCCACTTGAGAAGGAAGGAATAAGATACTTTGTGAGTAGTGACTCTGAGAATTGCAAGAATGGTCTCAAACTCAATGTTGAGGTTCAACCTAAGGACTCACCTTTACATGCCTTACCCATCACTCAAACTGCTGTGGCTGATGGCCCCACTTCTCCTTCTGGTTCGACCCGTTATGGTCACAATGTAATTCTTTCATTATTGTTATGTGCCATTATGGTCCTTGCTTATTGA
- the LOC11406415 gene encoding transcription initiation factor IIF subunit alpha, translated as MDLQLKSSCSGCGETTGLYGSNCKHLTICAPCGKTMAENRSKCSTCGALLTRLIREYNVRASSANDKNYFIGRFMTGLPDFSKKKSAENKWSLQKDGLKGRQVTDATREKYKNRPWLLEDETGQSQFQGHLEGSQSATYYLLMKEKKEFVAIPAGSWYNFNKVAQYKQLTLEEAEEKMKNRKKTADGYQRWMMKAANNGPAAFGEHGKLDDKESNAGGGRGRKKTGDDEDEGPSSDKGEEDEDEEVDRKKRPNKKNTFDDDEEGPRGGDHDEDDYDVEKGDDWEHEEIFTDDDEAVGNDPEEREDLAPEVPAPPEIKQDDEEEEEDEDNEEGGGLSKSGKELKKLLGRTGGLSESDDDDDDDDDDIDDEDGVPAVTATKQKEPKEEPVDNSPSKPTATGPARGTPTSKSSKAKRKANEEAKPSISVPPKKVKTENEPKSSAKDVNGSSSKSNAPPRGTPPPSSNSGSSNAASGPVTEEEIKAVLLQRTPLTTQELVAKFRARLRCKEDKEAFANILKRISKIQKTNGSSYVILREK; from the exons ATGGATCTTCAATTGAAATCCAGTTGTAGCGGATGCGGTGAAACCACCGGTCTCTACGGAAGCAATTGCAAGCACTTGACTATTTGCGCCCCCTGTGGCAAAACCATGGCGGAAAATCGCTCTAAATGCTCCACCTGTGGCGCGTTGCTCACTCGTTTGATTCGA gagtATAATGTTCGTGCGAGTTCGGCAAATGATAAGAATTATTTCATTGGAAGGTTTATGACTGGGTTGCCTGATTTTTCAAAGAAGAAAAGTGCTGAGAATAAATGGTCTTTGCAGAAAGATGGATTGAAGGGTCGTCAAGTTACTGATGCTACAAGG GAGAAGTACAAGAACAGGCCTTGGCTCTTGGAGGATGAAACAGGTCAGTCCCAGTTTCAGGGTCATCTTGAAGGTTCACAATCAGCTACGTATTACCTGCTAATGAAGGAAAAGAAGGAGTTTGTTGCCATTCCTGCTGGTTCCTG GTACAACTTTAACAAGGTTGCACAATATAAGCAATTGACTTTAGAGGAAGCAgaagagaagatgaaaaataggaaaaaaactGCTGATGGATATCAAAGATGGATGATGAAAGCAGCAAACAATGGGCCTGCTGCATTTGGTGAACATGGGAAGTTAGATGACAAGGAGAGCAACGCAGGGGGTGGGAGAGGCCGTAAAAAGACtggtgatgatgaagatgaaggtcCTTCCTCTGATAAAGGAGAGGAAGATGAAGACGAGGAAGTAGATAGGAAGAAAAGAccgaataaaaaaaacacctttgatgatgatgaagaaggtCCAAGGGGAGGGGACCATGATgaggatgattatgatgttgaaaAGG GTGATGATTGGGAGCATGAAGAGATTTTCACTGATGATGATGAAGCTGTTGGTAATGATCCCGAGGAAAGGGAAGATTTGGCTCCCGAAGTCCCCGCTCCTCCTGAGATCAAACAG GACgatgaggaggaggaggaggatgaAGATAATGAAGAAGGGGGAGGTCTGAGTAAATCTGGGAAAGAGCTGAAGAAGCTGCTTGGGCGAACTGGTGGTCTAAGTGaatctgatgatgatgatgacgacgaTGACGACGAT attGACGACGAAGACGGTGTTCCTGCTGTGACTGCTACTAAGCAGAAGGAACCTAAGGAAGAACCTGTTGATAACAGTCCTTCAAAACCTACAGCAACAGGACCTGCTCGTGGAACACCTACTTCAAAGTCTTCAAAGGCGAAAAGAAAAGCAAACGAGGAAGCAAAGCCATCTATTAGTGTACCACCTAAGAAGGTGAAGACAGAAAAT GAACCAAAATCTTCTGCAAAAGATGTCAATGGATCTTCGTCCAAAAGTAATGCACCTCCAAGAGGTACACCACCACCGTCATCAAACTCTGGGTCTTCTAATGCAGCTTCTGGACCTGTAACCGAGGAAGAAATTAAGGCTGTTCTACTGCAGAGGACTCCGTTAACCACACAGGAGCTTGTAGCTAAATTTAGGGCAAGATTAAGATGTAAAGAG GATAAGGAAGCTTTTGCTAATATCCTGAAGAGAATCTCTAAGATACAGAAAACCAATGGATCCAGTTATGTTATCCTGAGAGAGAAGTAA